Part of the Oncorhynchus mykiss isolate Arlee chromosome 12, USDA_OmykA_1.1, whole genome shotgun sequence genome, GAACAAATTGGTGACTTTCTGTCAAATCCTCGACTTAATTGACATATGGAAAGTTAAAAGTACTGGAGAGAAACAATACACATGGAGTAATAGAGATCTTCACTACAATCAAGAATTGACTTGTGGGTGATAACCTCTTGTCTTGAGCCCAACACTGTAGAGGTAAAAATACTGCCTGCAGTCCTGATGATCATAAAGTCATATGGCTGACTGTAAGAATGTGCAGTAATGATGATAAGAAATACTCGGGTGGTTATTGGAAATTGAATAACTCATTGTTATTGCATGGTGATTGAAAAACTGTGATTAAGAATCTAATTTCTGTTCACTGGAATTTAGCTACCTCTAATGCAGAATAGGGGAAATATTGGGAACTGCTGAAATGTAAAATCCACTCTGCCTGTATTACTTATGGGAAATGGCTTGCTTTAAGAAGATGTGAGGTAGCTGAGCTCTCTGAGAAAATAGCTGATATCACACTTCATGAGAAAGAATCAACTACAGTAGATACATTTTATGAGGAAAAGGCTAGAGGTGCCTTCATAAGATTCAGAAAACAATGGCTTGAAAAAGGCAAAAAGAACAGTCGATACTTTTTAATTTTGAAAAGAGGAGGGGAACTCAACATACTTCAAATAATTTAAGATTAATGGGGTAACCTCTGAGGATAGAGAGTTGTTATCAGACTTTACCACTAAGTTTTATGAGAATCTTTACTCCTTAGATAACAGTTTGAGTGACTCTAAGGTTCTCCTTTATTCAATAGAGAATGTTAACTTGGTTAGTGAATAATTAAATCGGTCTTGTCAAGATTGATCCATTATGGACATCCGATATGGGGTTGCTCGactaaaaaataacaaatcaaGGTTGTAATGGATTAACCTCTGAACTTGACAAAACATTCTATGAAGAAATAGCTAAATTTTTACTTGAAGCCTTTAAGGAGGCTATAAAGAAGGGAGAACTACCTGCCTCTGAAGCAAGGGGTTATTACTCTCATACATAAACCACAAAAGGATCTCTTAATTATTGATCATTGCTGTCCAATCACACTCCTAAATGACGATTACAAAATGATAGCCTAAATCTTTGTGAAAAGGTTAAAGATATGCTTGAATGATCTGATTGATGAATGTCAATCAGGATGTATGAAAGGGCACCATATATCTAATAATCTGAGGCTAGTGTTAGATTGAGAATTGTGATGTATTGGATGACTTTCCTGTTACCTGATTTTTTAATTTTCAGAAAGCATTTGATACCTACCGTAAGTTACAATTTTAtcttattcttatttatttttttgttgatgCTAACTCTGTATAATGGTGGCAATAGCTGTGTCAAACTCTGTCATGGAATATCCTCCACGTTTAACATTTACAAAGGAATACGACAAGGTTGTCCAATCtcaccttttttatttttgttattcTCCTTATCCTCCCAACCTTATGCTCATTAGTTTATCAAAGTCAATTTGAAGGCATTTACATTCCAGGCCAGAGAGATCAAGATATCCCAACTGACACCTCACTTTTTTTTGGAAAGATGTCACAAGCTAGATTAGCATTGGATATCGTGAAGCTGTTCTCCAAAATCTCAGGTTTGGATTTAAATCTTTCCAAATGTGAGATGTTTGTTCTGAAAGGAGCTGTCAATCCAGCAGATTGTAACATCTCTGGAAAAAGATACTGTAACCTGCCTTGGTGTAAAGATAACCAAAAATCTTAAGGCTGAGAATAATCTTCATTTGAATCCTGTAACTGAATCTATAAAAGATGTATTATCCTCATGGTTAGGGTGGGATTTAAGTCTTCAAAAGAGGGTACTTTTATCCAAAACTGAGGGGCTATCTCGGGCATCTTATCTTTTTTCATCTATTGACATTCCCAAATCCACTTACTGTAGATAGATAGGCTATTGTACAACTTCACATGGAAAAACAAGCCATATAAGATAAAAAGAGATGTCATCACCAACAGGGTTTGTGATGGCGGTCTAAATGTCTTAGACTTTCACTTTCTTTAATTAGATATAAGTCAACTGGGTTAAAAGGTACTTCAAAAAACCTCAGTTTCTGGAATATTGTACCTCATTTTGTTTTTCAGAAGCTCGGAAGGTTTACTTTTTTACTACAAAGTCCCTATATTGTGGGTAAACTTCCTGTGAAATTGGCAGCTTTTCACAAGCAGGTTTTAATGTGCTGGGTTTTGCTGTATAAAACACAACTTTTCACCTCATCATCCGGACAGCTGAAGAAGTTCTGGGTTTGCACAAGCAAAGAATTTCtatacaaactgtcagaaaccatctcagggaagctcatctgtgtgcccgtcctcctcaccagggtcttgacatgACTGGAGTTctgcgtcgtaaccgacttcagtgggcaaatgctcacattTGATGGCctcacgctggagaagtgtgctcttcacggattaatcccagTTTCAATTGTACCGGGCAGATGTATGACGTtggtttaaacaccgtttcccatgctcgttcaatgaaccataaacaattaatgaacatgcacctgtagaacgGTCGCTAAGAcaagtcacagttatgaaaacttaggacactaaagaggcctttctacggactctgaaaaacaccaaaataaagatgcccagggtccctgctcatctgcgtgaatgtgccttaggcatactgcaaggaggcatgaggactgcagatgtggccagggcaataaattgcaatgtccgtactgtgagacgcctaagacagcgctacagggagacaggacggacagctgattgtccttaCAGTGGCATCCGaaaatcacacctgtgggacagatacaagatggtaacaacaactgcctgagttacaccatgcaggaacgcacaatccctccatcagtgctcagactgtccgcaataggctgagaggctgcactgagggtttgtaggcctgttgtaaggcaggtcctcaccagacatcaccggcaacaacatcgcctatatTGCATATAAAAAGGTACACATTGACTTTATTGCTCACTGTTTATTTAGACATGTTACATTTTTCACGACAGTCTTTTTCATTACAAATAAGACAGATACATCACTCTAGTCACTTTTGAAGTCATTAGTGTATTTCCTAAATTAGGGGTTTTAATGACAGTTTGACACAGTGGGGATCCAGTTTCCCTTTTAATGATAAAATGACATTATTATGCATTCATAAAAAATAACTGCTAAGGTAAAAATTCGGCACATAATAGTGGTTCTCTGTCCTTACCCTCTTGTAATCTTGCCTCAGTGCAATGTCAACATGTAATGTCCTGGCTCTTTCCCCATGAGTGCAGACAGACTTTGGATGCTCGACTCTCCATTGGTCTGTCCTTTTCTTAGAAAATcgccttcctttctctccctcagcaacacttcttccccctcttcctcctctctcggtGTCTGTGAGAATTGATGTCGACCGTTTCCTTCTCTcgttcccgctctctctctgcacGACTCTGACTCTGCTTCTTTGTCCGAAGGACCATGTGAGTGAAAGCCATAAACAtctgagagggaaggagagatggggagaaggaaagaaacaggGCATTGACTGTAAAATACATACACACCCAGATACATACACACGGAAGTGCTATTCCTTGGAAAGGGAATTAGCCACCAGGACTAAGTTGAAATAAGTTAACTGTTTTAGAGATATAAGAGATGACCATGGTCACACTGGTGTGGACAATTTATTGGCAGTGTAATTATATATTTGTCATTATAAAAAGCATAATAAACTAATAATTCCCTGTGAGAGCCATATCAGGTCTCAAGCTCAGCTTTCCCAAAGACATCTGGGATATTTGAGGCTTAGTttgatttttattattattactgaggAAGTGAATGAGGTACACCCTGAGTTTAGAACATGGCTACTAGGGTCACCTCTTCCACGTTGATGTTTTCTTTGGCGCTCGTCTCAAATACCCGGACACCAACCGACTCCCCGAAACGCATTGCATCCTGGGAGTCCACCTGCTTCTTGGAGGGGTCGTCATTCTTGTTCCCcactgagggagggcgagagaaagAAGTGGGGATGaatgaaagatgttttggacagcatagtacactacatgaccaaaagtatgtggacacctgctcgttgaacatctcattacaaaatcatgggcattaatatggagttggtccccccctttgctgctgtaacagcctccactcttctgagaaggcattccactagatgttagaagaTTGCTGCAAGGACAAGAATCCATTCAGCCACGagtgcattagtgaggtcaggcactgatgttgggcgattaggcccggctcgcagtcggcgttccaattcatcccaagggagttcgatggggttgaggtcagggctctgtgcaggccagtcaagttcttacacaacaatcttgacaaaccatttttgtatggacctcgcattgtcatgctaaaacaggaaagggccttccccaaactgtcgccacaaagttggaaatacagaatcgtctagaatgtcattgtatgctgtagagttaagatttcccttcactggaactaagctcccgacgaacaattattgtgctgacgttgcttccagaggcaatttggaactcagtagtgagtgttgcaaccaaggacagattatttttacacACTTCAgaactcggcagtcccgttctgtgagcttgtgtggcctaccacttcgcggctgagccgttgttgctcctagacgtttccacttcacaataacagcacttggacatgacttgttggaaaggtggcatcctatgacatgACCGTGCTATGTTGAAAGTCACTAaactcttcagtaagaccattctactgccaatgttcatctatggagattgcatggcggagtgcttgattttatacacctgtcagcaacgggtgtggctgaaatagctgaatccactcatttgaaagggtgtgtatatatagtatatataatgtctTATCAGTTCACAATCAGGCATAACACTACCACATTGGACTGGAAGTCTAAGTCATTCCTCAGTGAATTTTCTTCATTCCTAATTTTCTATCCATTCATCCAATCTACTCTATCTATTTTACTCTTCATCCATCACACCAAACTCACCTAGGATCTTACAGACGTTGTCACAGTTCTGAGTGATCTCATTAAGCCACCTCTTCACGTTCACAAACGACTCTGGATTGGTGACATCGTAAACAATAATCACACCGTGGGTATTTCTATAATACCTGGtaggagaaacagggagaaag contains:
- the si:dkey-16l2.16 gene encoding ras-related protein Rab-35 gives rise to the protein MAGPGKDYNHLFKLLIIGDSNVGKSSLLLRFADNSFSGSYITTIGVDFKIRTVDIDGERVKLQIWDTAGQERFRTITSTYYRNTHGVIIVYDVTNPESFVNVKRWLNEITQNCDNVCKILVGNKNDDPSKKQVDSQDAMRFGESVGVRVFETSAKENINVEEMFMAFTHMVLRTKKQSQSRAEREREREKETVDINSHRHRERRKRGKKCC